In Streptomyces sp. NBC_00569, a single genomic region encodes these proteins:
- a CDS encoding 3-carboxyethylcatechol 2,3-dioxygenase, which produces MTVALVTMSHSPLLEFADPPAEMVDAVQGAFSSARTFVKKYDPTLVVSFAPDHYNGFFYDLMPPFCIGYEAMGVGDYGTTEGPLSVPTERAEELAQWVAERDIDVAISRRMEVDHGAIQPLEILFGGIDTVPTIPIFVNGVAKPFVTMRRVRRLGEAIGSFLATLKNERVLVIGSGGLSHDPPVPQWATADDAARAMLLDGRHPTAAARDARQQRVIDAAKAFAAGTATIQDLNPEWDRALMTTLASGDLSPIDAMTPAQMAKDGGNSAHEVRTWVAAFAALGAAGPYDVTYSFYQPIKEYIAGFGVMAARTTA; this is translated from the coding sequence ATGACCGTCGCCCTGGTCACCATGTCGCACAGCCCGCTGCTGGAGTTCGCCGACCCGCCCGCCGAAATGGTCGACGCCGTCCAGGGCGCCTTCTCGTCCGCACGGACCTTCGTCAAGAAGTACGACCCCACCCTGGTCGTCTCCTTCGCACCCGACCACTACAACGGCTTCTTCTACGACCTGATGCCGCCGTTCTGCATCGGCTACGAGGCCATGGGCGTCGGCGACTACGGCACCACCGAAGGCCCCCTCAGCGTGCCGACCGAGCGCGCCGAGGAACTCGCCCAATGGGTGGCGGAACGCGACATCGACGTGGCCATCTCCCGCCGGATGGAGGTCGACCACGGCGCGATCCAGCCGTTGGAGATCCTCTTCGGCGGCATCGACACGGTGCCGACAATCCCCATCTTCGTCAACGGCGTGGCCAAGCCCTTCGTCACGATGCGGCGAGTACGGCGGCTCGGCGAGGCCATCGGCAGCTTCCTCGCCACCCTCAAGAACGAGCGCGTCCTCGTCATCGGCTCCGGCGGCCTCTCCCACGACCCGCCGGTCCCCCAGTGGGCCACCGCCGACGACGCCGCCCGCGCCATGCTGCTCGACGGCAGACACCCCACGGCCGCGGCCCGCGACGCCCGCCAGCAACGGGTCATCGACGCGGCGAAGGCGTTCGCGGCGGGCACGGCCACGATCCAGGACCTCAACCCCGAGTGGGACCGGGCCCTGATGACGACACTCGCCTCGGGCGACCTCTCCCCCATCGACGCGATGACACCCGCACAGATGGCCAAGGACGGCGGCAACTCCGCCCACGAGGTGCGCACTTGGGTCGCCGCCTTCGCAGCTCTCGGCGCGGCGGGCCCGTACGACGTGACGTACTCCTTCTACCAGCCGATCAAGGAGTACATCGCCGGCTTCGGTGTGATGGCCGCGCGCACCACCGCGTAA
- a CDS encoding ATP-binding protein, with product MKAVITEWLYTVPQLTPAAFRVADGSSTSPHTRQASDTDESGRGLFVIALMADLWGTRYSPSGKTVWTERSGS from the coding sequence ATGAAGGCCGTGATCACCGAATGGCTGTACACGGTCCCGCAGCTCACCCCGGCTGCTTTCAGGGTCGCCGACGGCAGCAGCACTTCACCGCACACGCGCCAGGCCTCGGACACGGACGAGAGCGGTCGCGGTCTGTTCGTGATCGCCCTGATGGCGGACCTCTGGGGCACCCGCTACTCCCCGAGCGGCAAGACCGTCTGGACCGAACGGTCGGGCTCGTGA
- a CDS encoding glycoside hydrolase family 15 protein, which translates to MDEYPLIENHGLIGDLQTAALVTTDGTIDWFCCPRFDSPSVFGALLDKDKGGHCTVRPAHVTYATKQLYLPDTAILVTRFMTEAGAGEMIDFMPVTGTTVTSRHRLVRLVRCVRGSMTFEVEIAPRFDYGRTGHGLRITEHGALFSADDGTELTVHPIREPEDARLTDAITARESDLHFSMTLEAGQQRGMVLEAGAEGPPAEVREAEHRQLFEETATFWRSWLSQSRYTGRWRETVERSAITLKLMTFAPSGALVAAPTAALPEQLGGERNWDYRFTWIRDASFSVYALLGLGFTEEARAFIVWLGDRVQERAGHDGDSGPLNIMYKVDGSSDLDEQVLDHWEGYARSAPVRVGNGAATQLQLDIYGEALDSIYFAQQHGFHLGHKGWTSLLTDLDWLADHWDQAEEGLWETRGGRQDFTYGRVMSWVAFDRAVRLAESNGWPSAAARWQAERDATYQQVMAKGWHEKRKAFVQHYGSDVLDSSLLRMATVGFLTPQDPMWASTLDAMEQELVSDSLVYRYNPEASPDGLRGSEGTFSLCTFMYVDALARAGRTDRARLVFEKMLGYANHLGLYSEEIDPTGRQLGNFPQAFTHLALIDAVITLDAALNKGA; encoded by the coding sequence ATGGATGAATACCCGCTGATCGAGAACCACGGTCTGATCGGTGATCTGCAGACCGCGGCGCTGGTGACCACCGACGGGACGATCGACTGGTTCTGCTGTCCACGCTTCGACTCCCCCAGCGTGTTCGGCGCTCTGCTAGACAAGGACAAGGGCGGGCACTGCACGGTCCGACCGGCTCACGTGACGTACGCGACCAAGCAGTTGTACCTGCCCGACACGGCGATCCTGGTGACCCGGTTCATGACCGAGGCAGGCGCCGGAGAGATGATCGACTTCATGCCCGTGACCGGTACGACGGTCACGTCCCGCCACCGCCTGGTCCGCCTGGTCCGCTGTGTGCGCGGCAGCATGACATTCGAGGTGGAGATCGCCCCGCGGTTCGACTACGGGCGCACGGGCCACGGCCTGCGCATCACCGAGCACGGAGCGCTGTTCTCCGCGGACGACGGCACGGAACTCACCGTGCACCCGATCCGCGAACCGGAGGACGCGCGGCTGACGGACGCCATCACTGCCCGGGAGTCCGACCTGCACTTCTCGATGACCCTGGAGGCGGGCCAGCAGCGCGGCATGGTCCTGGAGGCGGGCGCCGAAGGACCGCCCGCCGAGGTCCGCGAGGCCGAACACCGGCAGCTCTTCGAAGAGACCGCCACCTTCTGGCGCTCCTGGCTGAGCCAGTCGCGCTATACGGGGCGCTGGCGGGAGACGGTTGAGCGTTCCGCCATCACGCTGAAGCTCATGACCTTCGCCCCGAGCGGCGCCCTGGTGGCCGCCCCGACGGCGGCTCTGCCGGAGCAACTGGGCGGCGAGCGCAACTGGGACTACCGCTTCACCTGGATCCGTGACGCATCCTTCTCTGTCTACGCCCTGCTGGGACTGGGGTTCACCGAAGAGGCCAGGGCGTTCATCGTCTGGCTGGGCGACCGGGTCCAGGAACGGGCCGGCCACGACGGGGACTCGGGCCCGCTCAACATCATGTACAAGGTCGACGGCTCCTCCGACCTGGACGAGCAGGTCCTCGACCACTGGGAGGGCTATGCCCGCTCCGCGCCGGTACGCGTCGGCAACGGCGCCGCCACACAGCTCCAACTGGACATCTACGGCGAGGCGCTGGACAGCATCTACTTCGCGCAGCAGCACGGCTTCCACCTCGGGCACAAGGGATGGACCTCGCTGCTGACGGACCTGGACTGGCTGGCCGACCACTGGGACCAGGCGGAGGAGGGCCTGTGGGAGACCCGCGGCGGCCGCCAGGACTTCACCTACGGCCGGGTGATGTCGTGGGTGGCGTTCGACCGCGCTGTCCGGCTCGCCGAGTCGAACGGCTGGCCCTCCGCGGCCGCACGCTGGCAGGCCGAGCGGGACGCCACCTACCAGCAGGTCATGGCCAAGGGGTGGCACGAGAAACGCAAGGCCTTCGTCCAGCACTACGGCAGTGACGTACTGGACTCCTCGCTGCTGCGCATGGCGACGGTCGGGTTCCTCACCCCCCAGGACCCGATGTGGGCGTCGACCCTCGACGCCATGGAACAGGAACTGGTCAGCGACAGCCTCGTCTACCGCTACAACCCCGAGGCCTCACCCGACGGCCTGCGCGGCTCGGAGGGCACCTTCTCACTGTGCACGTTCATGTACGTCGACGCCCTGGCGCGCGCGGGACGGACCGACCGGGCGAGGCTGGTGTTCGAGAAGATGCTGGGGTACGCCAACCACCTGGGTCTCTACTCGGAGGAGATCGACCCGACGGGCCGTCAACTGGGCAACTTCCCCCAGGCGTTCACACATCTGGCTCTCATTGACGCAGTCATCACCTTGGACGCGGCTCTGAACAAGGGAGCGTAG
- a CDS encoding STAS domain-containing protein: MMRTNIIRNERMTVSYDVVNGWTVVEIDGDVDAHTSPLVREAVIKLVNEGHRHFVLDLSFVPFLDSMGLGVVVAVTKRIREHDGSLRIASASGRIAKVFDISGLREAYEIHSTPEEATRHAPSTGSLAHWPHPSS; the protein is encoded by the coding sequence ATGATGCGAACGAACATTATCCGCAACGAGCGCATGACCGTCAGCTATGACGTGGTGAACGGCTGGACAGTGGTCGAGATCGACGGCGACGTGGACGCCCACACCTCTCCCCTGGTCCGTGAAGCGGTGATCAAGCTCGTCAACGAGGGACACCGCCACTTCGTCCTTGACCTGAGCTTCGTACCCTTCCTCGACTCGATGGGGCTGGGCGTGGTCGTGGCGGTCACGAAACGCATCCGTGAACACGATGGCTCACTGCGGATCGCGTCCGCCTCCGGCCGGATAGCCAAGGTCTTCGACATCAGCGGCCTGCGTGAGGCTTACGAGATTCACTCCACACCGGAGGAGGCAACGCGACACGCTCCCTCGACCGGCAGCCTTGCGCACTGGCCACACCCGTCAAGCTGA
- a CDS encoding PLP-dependent cysteine synthase family protein: MDQLTHTSAPASPAMLLSDAKHPLHTPAGLVGDTPVLWIGEPFTTEGCGFWAKLEGHNPGGIKDRTALHMVQAARERRHLPSGARIVESTSGTLGLGLALAGAVYGHPVTVVTDPGMEPLMTGLLTAYGADVDLVTTPHPEGGWQLARRERVEELLALYPDAWCPDQYHNPDNVTAYASLAREIVAQLGRVDTLVVSVGTGGHSAGIASVLRTYFPRLRVVGVDTTGSTIFGQPASARLMRGLGSSIYPGNVAYDLFDEVHWVAAPEAVWAARRLARHHYATGGWSVGAVALVSRWLARTLPAENRIVTIFPDGPQRYVGTVFDDTYCRAHDLLGHLPADNPDEIDNPRDRVVTRWTRCTRVVDPLAGTRAPQRLAGAAR, from the coding sequence ATGGACCAACTCACCCACACCTCCGCACCCGCCTCCCCCGCCATGCTCCTCTCCGACGCCAAACACCCGTTGCACACCCCGGCCGGACTCGTCGGCGACACACCCGTCCTGTGGATCGGCGAACCCTTCACCACCGAGGGATGCGGATTCTGGGCCAAGCTCGAAGGCCACAACCCCGGCGGCATCAAGGACCGCACCGCCCTCCACATGGTCCAAGCCGCCCGCGAGCGCCGTCATTTGCCGTCCGGCGCCCGCATCGTCGAGTCCACCTCCGGCACCCTCGGCCTCGGTCTCGCCCTGGCCGGCGCGGTGTACGGCCATCCGGTCACGGTGGTCACCGACCCCGGCATGGAACCGCTGATGACCGGTCTGCTGACCGCGTACGGAGCGGACGTCGACCTCGTCACCACGCCGCACCCCGAGGGCGGCTGGCAACTGGCGCGTCGGGAGCGGGTGGAGGAACTCCTCGCCCTGTACCCCGACGCCTGGTGCCCGGACCAGTACCACAACCCCGACAACGTGACGGCCTACGCCTCCCTCGCCCGCGAAATCGTCGCGCAACTCGGCCGCGTCGACACACTCGTGGTCTCCGTCGGAACCGGAGGCCACTCGGCCGGCATCGCCTCTGTCCTGCGCACCTACTTCCCCAGGCTGCGTGTCGTCGGCGTGGACACCACCGGCTCCACGATCTTCGGGCAGCCCGCGTCGGCCCGGCTGATGCGCGGCCTGGGCAGCAGCATCTACCCGGGCAATGTCGCCTACGACCTGTTCGACGAGGTGCACTGGGTCGCCGCCCCCGAGGCTGTCTGGGCGGCGCGCCGCCTGGCCCGCCACCACTACGCCACCGGCGGCTGGAGTGTGGGCGCCGTCGCGCTCGTCTCCCGCTGGCTGGCCCGCACTCTGCCCGCCGAGAACCGGATCGTGACCATCTTCCCGGACGGCCCACAGCGCTACGTCGGCACCGTCTTCGACGACACGTACTGCCGCGCCCACGACCTGCTGGGACATCTGCCCGCCGACAACCCTGACGAGATCGACAACCCGCGCGACAGGGTGGTCACCCGCTGGACCCGCTGCACCCGTGTCGTCGACCCCCTCGCCGGAACGCGTGCCCCGCAGCGCCTCGCGGGAGCCGCCCGATGA
- a CDS encoding MFS transporter, which yields MRNLWRQTRSFPPAARLLMANQFAINLAFYMLMPYLAAHLSGDLGLAAWAVGLVLGVRNFSQQGMFLIGGTLADRYGYKAPIMAGCLLRTFGFGLLGWVDSLPALIAASAATGFAGALFNPAVRAYLAAEAGERRVDAFATFNVYYQAGMLLGPLVGLALLAADFRLVCTVAAVIFTALSVLQWRALPARGGTASASTDAEGVLRQWRTVVANRPFLLFSVAMIGSYVLTFQVYLALPLAASNALGARGTVVTSGLFVVSAAVAVAGQLRLTQWARRRWSPHEALVRGLATMGLAFLPSALAPQALPTAVIAALAVAVVLLAAGSAVVYPFEMDTVVALSGDRLVATHYGLYNTVSGLGITLGNLATGALWDFAVRHDVLWLTWTALTMTGLGCAAALAALVRSGRLTAGQPQPVTA from the coding sequence ATGAGGAACCTGTGGCGCCAGACCCGCTCCTTCCCGCCCGCCGCACGACTGTTGATGGCCAACCAGTTCGCCATCAATCTCGCCTTCTACATGCTGATGCCCTACCTCGCCGCGCACCTGTCCGGCGATCTCGGGCTCGCCGCCTGGGCCGTCGGACTCGTCCTGGGCGTACGGAACTTCTCCCAGCAGGGCATGTTCCTCATCGGCGGCACCCTCGCCGACCGGTACGGATACAAGGCCCCCATCATGGCCGGCTGCCTGCTGCGCACGTTCGGGTTCGGGCTGCTCGGCTGGGTCGACAGCCTGCCCGCACTGATCGCCGCCTCCGCCGCGACCGGCTTCGCGGGCGCCCTGTTCAACCCGGCCGTCCGCGCCTACCTCGCGGCCGAGGCGGGCGAGCGCCGCGTCGATGCCTTCGCCACCTTCAACGTTTACTACCAGGCAGGCATGCTGCTCGGCCCTCTCGTCGGACTGGCCCTGCTGGCCGCCGACTTCCGTCTGGTGTGCACGGTCGCGGCCGTGATCTTCACCGCGCTCAGCGTGCTCCAGTGGCGCGCCCTGCCCGCGCGGGGAGGTACCGCGTCAGCGTCGACGGATGCGGAGGGTGTGCTGAGGCAGTGGCGCACGGTCGTGGCGAACCGGCCGTTCCTCCTCTTCTCCGTCGCCATGATCGGCTCGTACGTCCTCACGTTCCAGGTCTATCTCGCCCTCCCGCTGGCGGCCTCGAACGCACTGGGAGCGCGAGGCACGGTGGTCACCAGTGGACTGTTCGTGGTCTCGGCGGCCGTCGCCGTCGCGGGCCAACTGCGGCTCACTCAATGGGCCAGGCGCCGATGGTCACCGCATGAGGCGCTGGTCCGCGGCCTTGCCACGATGGGCCTCGCCTTCCTGCCATCGGCACTGGCGCCGCAGGCGCTGCCCACGGCGGTCATCGCCGCGCTCGCGGTGGCGGTCGTCCTGCTCGCCGCGGGCAGCGCGGTGGTCTACCCGTTCGAGATGGACACCGTCGTGGCCCTCTCCGGAGACCGTCTGGTCGCCACGCACTACGGGCTCTACAACACGGTCTCGGGCCTGGGCATCACCCTCGGCAACCTCGCCACGGGCGCCCTGTGGGACTTCGCCGTGCGGCACGACGTGCTCTGGCTGACCTGGACGGCCCTGACCATGACCGGTCTCGGCTGTGCCGCCGCACTCGCCGCGCTCGTCCGTTCCGGGCGGCTCACCGCGGGGCAGCCTCAGCCGGTGACTGCCTGA
- a CDS encoding ABC transporter permease translates to MSFTTTDTPTPMPATGSGPEARPRRAVRAGTRRGLRTAGVYTLSVLVGLGIWQLLATKYGSSLLASPKETVSAAGELAGDGTLLKSVIASSRRILIGWGLGIVVGVPIGLLVGQIKTVRQLLEPYIEFFRFIPPVAFVTLAVVWLGIGEASKVVLIFYTAVFIVTLNTSAGVMAVNESKLRAAASLGANRRQILQRIVLPSTVPYIVTGARLAMGNSFLTIVSAEIVASQVGLGSLIWTSRNYGRIDWVFVGIITLGILGFVYDRVLRIIAVRVLRNYGVKV, encoded by the coding sequence ATGAGCTTCACCACGACGGACACCCCCACCCCCATGCCTGCCACCGGCTCGGGCCCAGAGGCGCGCCCCCGCCGCGCGGTCCGTGCGGGCACGCGACGGGGCCTGCGCACCGCCGGTGTCTACACCCTCTCCGTCCTCGTCGGCCTCGGCATCTGGCAGCTGCTCGCCACGAAGTACGGCTCGTCGCTGCTCGCTTCGCCGAAGGAGACCGTGTCGGCCGCGGGCGAACTCGCGGGCGACGGCACCCTCCTCAAGTCGGTCATCGCGTCCAGCCGCCGCATCCTGATCGGCTGGGGACTCGGGATCGTGGTCGGCGTTCCGATCGGCCTCCTCGTCGGGCAGATCAAGACGGTCCGCCAACTCCTGGAGCCCTATATCGAGTTCTTCCGCTTCATCCCGCCGGTCGCCTTCGTCACCCTGGCGGTGGTCTGGCTGGGCATCGGCGAGGCGTCGAAGGTGGTCCTGATCTTCTACACGGCCGTCTTCATCGTGACGCTCAACACCAGCGCGGGCGTGATGGCCGTCAACGAGTCCAAGCTGCGTGCGGCGGCCAGCCTGGGTGCGAACCGCCGCCAGATCCTGCAGCGGATCGTGCTGCCGTCCACCGTCCCGTACATCGTCACCGGCGCCCGCCTCGCCATGGGCAACAGCTTCCTCACCATCGTGTCGGCCGAGATCGTCGCGTCCCAGGTCGGTCTGGGCTCGCTGATCTGGACGTCCCGCAACTACGGGCGGATCGACTGGGTCTTCGTCGGCATCATCACGCTCGGGATCCTCGGCTTCGTCTATGACCGTGTGCTGCGCATCATCGCAGTACGTGTATTGCGCAACTACGGAGTCAAGGTGTAA
- a CDS encoding ABC transporter ATP-binding protein — MTKSVHAQLASDAGQLIEVTRGAALRADGVGIHFGPFQAVSGIDLDIAAGEFLCLLGPSGCGKSTLLSAMAGFVEVSEGGLTADGAAIAGPDPERGMVFQSSEALFDWMTVRQNVAFGPRMRGVSRAEQARLADEFLGLVGLRHCAERFPGQLSGGMRQRVQIARVLANEPGVVLMDEPFGALDAQTRQVLQQETDRIWRASGCTIVFVTHDIDEAILLADRIAVMTAGPAASVKSVYDVQLARPRDEDDPAAIDLRRKLRQDIGEEVRKTLRAQGLDQQVDQGAGFEEDAR; from the coding sequence ATGACGAAGAGCGTACATGCTCAACTCGCCTCAGATGCAGGCCAGTTGATTGAGGTGACGCGCGGTGCGGCGTTGCGCGCCGACGGCGTCGGCATTCACTTCGGCCCTTTCCAGGCCGTCAGCGGCATCGACCTCGACATCGCGGCGGGTGAGTTCCTCTGCCTGCTCGGCCCGAGCGGCTGCGGCAAGTCCACCCTCCTGTCCGCCATGGCGGGCTTCGTCGAGGTGAGCGAGGGCGGCCTCACCGCGGACGGCGCGGCGATCGCGGGGCCCGATCCCGAACGGGGCATGGTCTTCCAGAGCAGCGAGGCCCTCTTCGACTGGATGACCGTGCGCCAGAACGTGGCGTTCGGCCCGCGTATGCGTGGCGTGTCACGCGCCGAACAGGCCCGCCTCGCCGATGAGTTCCTCGGCCTGGTCGGCCTGCGCCACTGTGCGGAGCGCTTTCCGGGGCAGCTCAGCGGCGGCATGCGCCAGCGCGTCCAGATCGCCCGAGTCCTCGCCAATGAGCCGGGCGTGGTCCTCATGGACGAGCCGTTCGGCGCGCTCGACGCGCAGACCCGGCAAGTCCTGCAGCAGGAGACGGACAGGATCTGGCGGGCGTCGGGCTGCACGATCGTCTTCGTCACCCATGACATCGACGAGGCCATCCTGCTGGCGGACCGGATCGCTGTCATGACGGCGGGACCCGCGGCCTCGGTCAAGTCCGTCTACGACGTGCAACTGGCACGGCCGCGTGACGAGGACGACCCCGCTGCGATCGATCTACGGCGCAAGCTGCGCCAGGACATCGGGGAAGAGGTCCGCAAAACCCTGCGCGCTCAAGGCCTCGACCAACAGGTCGATCAGGGAGCCGGCTTCGAGGAGGACGCACGATGA
- a CDS encoding ABC transporter substrate-binding protein, with the protein MAGTTDSAGGSGGGAGPQVRIAVGIDASFAPFFLADAEDLWAKHGVNVDLVQFAKGGEGVDALSAGQVQMAGNSDTTTIGVLAQSPSLRSLLVYESSGKYLKVVLRPGIKSPSQIGKMAVVPGLSELAATRYLESKGIGAGSVDLVTADPAEIPALTKKGDIDGYVLWEPWPTKGKELGARVVATTGDYGVSYQQWLLATSSWLRANPDTAAKVAAALAEATKKTESDPAAAAKATKDAAKVPAEQTVNAIEEIDFAVRDFTAADLVAYRRTAEFYASTGKVKSEPDVSKAVLDGWLREHTEGSR; encoded by the coding sequence ATGGCGGGCACCACCGACTCCGCTGGCGGCTCCGGAGGCGGGGCGGGACCCCAGGTCCGGATCGCCGTCGGAATCGATGCCTCGTTCGCGCCGTTCTTCCTGGCCGATGCGGAGGACCTGTGGGCGAAGCACGGCGTGAACGTCGACCTCGTGCAGTTCGCCAAGGGCGGCGAGGGAGTCGACGCGCTCAGCGCGGGGCAGGTGCAGATGGCGGGCAACTCGGACACCACCACTATCGGCGTGCTTGCGCAGAGCCCGAGCCTGCGCTCACTGCTCGTGTACGAGAGCTCGGGGAAGTACCTCAAGGTCGTCCTCCGCCCGGGCATCAAGTCCCCCTCGCAGATAGGGAAGATGGCCGTCGTCCCCGGCCTCTCCGAGCTCGCGGCCACTCGGTACCTGGAGTCGAAGGGCATCGGCGCAGGATCGGTCGACCTCGTCACCGCGGACCCGGCCGAGATCCCCGCCCTGACGAAGAAGGGTGACATCGACGGGTACGTCCTGTGGGAGCCGTGGCCGACGAAGGGCAAGGAGCTCGGCGCGAGGGTCGTGGCGACCACCGGCGACTATGGCGTCTCCTACCAGCAGTGGCTGCTGGCCACCTCATCCTGGCTGCGGGCCAACCCCGACACTGCCGCGAAGGTCGCCGCCGCCCTCGCGGAGGCGACCAAGAAGACCGAGAGCGACCCGGCCGCCGCGGCGAAGGCGACCAAGGACGCGGCCAAGGTTCCGGCCGAGCAGACCGTGAACGCCATCGAGGAAATCGACTTCGCCGTACGCGACTTCACCGCCGCCGACCTGGTGGCCTATCGGCGTACCGCCGAGTTCTACGCGAGCACCGGCAAGGTCAAGTCCGAGCCGGACGTGTCCAAGGCCGTACTGGACGGATGGCTGCGCGAGCACACGGAGGGATCGCGATGA
- a CDS encoding MFS transporter, with the protein MTRQSTNGDAPSPAASDAVPVRRVVTASLAGNMLEWYDFFLYTTAAAMVLGSVFFPSGGHPLLGTIAALAGHAVGFAARPIGGLVFGHIGDRRGRKTALLATISLMGGATFCMGLLPSYSTAGIVSPLLLVVLRILQGAAAGGEWGGGVLIITENVPPNRRGFLASFSSCGMGIGFVLSSLALWLAQQASGDAFAAWGWRLPFLASAVIFAVGLYIRRNLGETESFEETTVTGAEAADKAVASEARSPLREVLRRHPRQILFAMALRFADSGASYIFMSFSLVYGAYVGISSTVLLWAGIVGMTVDSVMMVVFGRLSDRVGRRPVYLGGTIGIIVWAVPFFLLMDTGETAAVWLAFVVGHIAIAAMIGVQPSYFAELFSTRTRYSGMAIGHELSSAVAGGLSPVAATALLAATGHFLPVALLTIAMALVATVALVFFADRTATADVAQDPSPSASDTSTETDTHGEITAKRDTGAPVA; encoded by the coding sequence ATGACCCGTCAGTCCACGAACGGCGACGCACCGTCGCCTGCGGCCTCGGACGCTGTTCCGGTACGACGCGTCGTCACCGCGTCCCTCGCCGGCAACATGCTGGAGTGGTACGACTTCTTCCTCTACACGACGGCCGCCGCCATGGTCCTCGGCTCGGTCTTCTTCCCCTCCGGCGGACATCCTCTGCTCGGCACGATCGCCGCCCTGGCCGGGCACGCCGTCGGCTTCGCGGCCCGGCCCATCGGCGGTCTCGTCTTCGGTCACATCGGAGACCGGCGGGGCCGCAAGACGGCGCTGCTCGCGACCATCTCGCTGATGGGCGGCGCGACCTTCTGCATGGGTCTGCTGCCCTCGTACTCGACGGCGGGCATCGTCTCGCCGCTGCTGCTCGTGGTGCTCCGCATCCTGCAAGGTGCCGCAGCGGGCGGCGAGTGGGGCGGCGGTGTGCTCATCATCACGGAGAACGTTCCGCCCAACCGCCGTGGATTCCTTGCCTCGTTCAGTTCGTGCGGCATGGGGATCGGTTTCGTGCTCTCGTCCCTTGCTCTGTGGCTGGCCCAGCAGGCGAGCGGCGATGCCTTCGCCGCCTGGGGCTGGCGCCTGCCGTTCCTGGCGAGTGCGGTGATCTTCGCGGTCGGCCTGTACATCCGCCGCAACCTCGGCGAGACGGAGAGCTTCGAGGAGACGACAGTCACGGGGGCGGAGGCCGCCGACAAGGCGGTCGCGAGCGAGGCGCGTTCGCCCCTGCGCGAGGTTCTGCGGCGCCATCCGCGCCAGATCCTGTTCGCCATGGCCCTGCGCTTCGCAGACAGCGGCGCGAGCTACATCTTCATGTCGTTCTCGCTCGTGTACGGGGCGTACGTCGGGATCTCGTCGACCGTGCTGCTGTGGGCGGGGATCGTCGGGATGACGGTGGACTCGGTGATGATGGTCGTCTTCGGCCGGCTCTCCGACCGGGTGGGGCGACGGCCCGTGTACCTCGGCGGAACCATCGGCATCATCGTGTGGGCGGTGCCGTTCTTCCTGCTGATGGACACCGGGGAGACCGCGGCGGTGTGGCTGGCGTTCGTCGTCGGGCACATCGCCATCGCCGCGATGATCGGCGTACAGCCCTCGTACTTCGCCGAGCTGTTCAGCACCCGGACCCGGTATTCCGGGATGGCGATCGGTCACGAGCTTTCCTCCGCCGTGGCCGGCGGTCTGTCCCCCGTGGCCGCGACCGCGCTGCTCGCCGCGACCGGACACTTCCTGCCGGTCGCACTGCTCACGATCGCCATGGCACTGGTCGCGACCGTCGCGCTGGTCTTCTTCGCGGACCGGACCGCGACGGCGGACGTGGCGCAGGACCCGTCCCCATCCGCCTCCGACACCAGCACCGAGACCGACACCCATGGAGAAATCACAGCAAAAAGGGACACCGGCGCGCCTGTTGCCTGA
- a CDS encoding IclR family transcriptional regulator: MDLRESDTEETALPNSVLGKAQLLLGAFESGAVRLRLSELSRRSGVPKASAYRLAQELVQWGLLDRHDETYELGMRLFQLGERVPASAVLRSAARPLLTDLFARTRAAIHLAVLDETHVLFLEKIGGEASVRTHSQLGGRLPASCTATGKLLLALSPDGHRHVRHLAQGTGTGLATLTERSVVSTAALGRQLAAVRRQGFAHEVGEVRAGFASLAVPVAGPDGVVRAALSATAPVSEVSVERLLPALRSTAAGITRGLTHSAQPRVR, translated from the coding sequence ATGGATCTGCGGGAGTCGGACACCGAGGAAACCGCCCTGCCCAATTCCGTCCTGGGCAAGGCGCAGCTGCTGCTCGGCGCGTTCGAGTCGGGTGCGGTCCGGCTGCGTCTGAGTGAGCTGAGCCGAAGGTCGGGGGTGCCGAAGGCCTCGGCGTACCGCCTCGCCCAGGAGCTGGTGCAGTGGGGACTGCTCGACCGGCACGACGAGACGTACGAACTCGGCATGCGCCTGTTCCAGCTCGGCGAGCGCGTGCCCGCCTCCGCGGTGTTGCGTTCCGCCGCGCGGCCACTGCTCACCGACCTGTTCGCGCGTACCCGTGCCGCGATCCACCTCGCGGTGCTCGACGAGACGCATGTGCTCTTCCTCGAGAAGATCGGCGGGGAAGCGAGCGTGCGCACGCATTCGCAACTCGGCGGCCGCCTGCCGGCGTCGTGCACGGCGACCGGGAAGCTGCTCCTCGCCCTGTCTCCTGACGGACACCGGCACGTCCGACACCTCGCTCAGGGCACGGGGACAGGGCTTGCGACGCTCACCGAGCGGTCCGTGGTGTCCACAGCCGCCCTCGGACGGCAGCTGGCAGCCGTGCGGCGGCAGGGATTCGCCCACGAGGTCGGGGAGGTCAGGGCCGGTTTCGCCAGTCTCGCCGTGCCGGTGGCGGGACCCGACGGCGTCGTGCGCGCGGCCCTGTCGGCGACCGCGCCCGTGTCCGAGGTCTCGGTGGAGCGGCTGCTGCCCGCCCTGCGGTCCACGGCGGCCGGTATCACGCGAGGGCTCACGCACTCTGCGCAACCGCGGGTCCGGTGA